GTGAAAGCCAGGGTGCCTTCTGATCCGGCCAAAAGGCGCGAAAAATTAAAGGGAACGCCGTTTTGTATAAAAGGATCGGTTTGCATCAGCAAATCGATGGCATAACCGGTATTTCTGCGTTTGAGTTCCGGAACCGGAAACTGGGTCTCAATTTCTTTGCGGATAGCTTCGTCCTGAAGCATATCGCGAATTTTACGGTAGAGATTTCCTTCCAGGTTTTGTTGCTTACATTTTTCATGAAAAGCTGCTGTGGAAAGCGGGCCGAACACAGCTTCGCTGCCATCGCTCAGTAATGTTTTTACTTCGATGGTATGGTCGCGGGTGCTGCCGTACACCAGTGCATGGGCACCACAGGAATTGTTTCCCAGCATTCCGGCCATCATACACCGGCTGGAAGTGGAGGTTTCCGGAGCAAAAAACAAACCGGTGGGTGCCAGTATTTTGTTCAGTTCGTCCAGTACCACGCCGGGCTGTACCCTTACCCAGTGTTCTTTTTTGTTGATTTCCAGTATTTTGTTGAAATGTTTGGAAACATCTACCACAATGCCGTTTCCCACCACTTGTCCGGCCAAAGATGTTCCTGCGGTTCGCGGAATCAGAGCGGTGTGATTCTCGTTGGCAAAGCGGATAAGTTTTTTAATATCGCTGTTGTTTTTAGGATAGGTTACGGCAAGCGGAACTTCCCGGTATGCCGAAGCATCTGTAGCGTACATCAGCCGTATGGCATCATCGGCCAGAATTTCGCCTTCAAAATCCATTTGAAAGGCGGCCAGTTTCCTTAAAATTTGTTCTTCTTTTTCCTTCATTTTAAAAAAGCGTCTCAATAATAGTTTCTGAAAAACGGTTTCCTTTTAACAACGGGAGTAAGGTTTCTTTCGAATGTCTTTTTCCCAAAAGTTTTTGTTCAATTTTTTCCAGCCTTTTGTTTTCGAAAAGCAATGTAATTTGCCGGATCAATCCGTCGTTTACCTCTAAATCTACCTGAAAAGTACCATACACCGTTTGGTATTGTTGCCGGATGCGGTATCGGGGAGAGTAACCAAAAGTCCATTGCCAGTTTTTGTATTTTTCGGTGGCCAGTTTCTCAATCGCTTGCTCTTCTGCTTTGGAGAGCGGCCTTTCTGTGTGAATGGAATAATGTCTTTTAAGGAATTGTTTTAAATCTTCCCGAAACCGGTCGGTTGATGGCGGATGAGAGAGAAAGTCGGCAATATTCGTTACGTGGGCCCGGATGGATTTGATGGATTTATCAGCGATGTTCTTGCTGTTCGGGCGGGTTACTTTCTCCAGTTTTTCCAGGTCGGTTTGATACAGCAGGGTGCCATGATGTAACACATTATTTTTGAATACATGGGCTGAATTGCCCGAAAATTTTTTACCGTTGATGGTCAGGTTGTTTTTCCCTTCAAAAGCTGTTTTCAGTTCGAATTGGTGAAGAAAATCCCTGATGGGCCGGGTAAATGATTTAAAATCAATAAGGTTTTTGTTTTTGGAAACGGTTGTCATCAGGCTGATATTGATATTTCCCTGATCGTGATATACCGTACCGCCGCCGGAAATGCGCCGGATAACGGCGATGTGGTTTTCGCGGGCATAGTCGATGTTGACTTCGGCCAAAGTGTTTTGATGTTTCCCTACGATTACTGACGGGTGGCTTTGCCACAACATGAGGATGTCGTCTGTTTTGTTTTTCAACAAAAACTCTTCGGCGGCCAGATTAAAAAACGGGTCGGTTTGCGGACGACAGATAAAGATCATATTTTGCACAAAAACTTATCAACAGGACAAAGGTAGAAGATTTGCGAAAATAGTTTTGTTGCCAGCAAGATGGCGTTATATATTTTACAGAAAAAGTGGGGATTGTTAAAAATTGGACGTCGCAAAAATCCCTGTCGTATCGGTTACAAATCAAAATGTGTTTTTGCTCATTTCATCCCCAAAGCACTTTGATTGAGTATCAGCATTTACCATTTTAAAATACAGTATCATTTGCAAACGCCGGAAAAGTTTTATCTTTGCAGCAACATAAAAATTATAAACATGAATCATTGTTGTTGTACCGGTTTTTGTTGTTGTCAGGCTTGTTGTCTGAAAGCAGAACCATATTAAAAAACAGTCTATTCGTTTGAAAGACTGTTTTTTTTATGCCTGTACAAGAGCAATTAAAGCATAAAAGCCATGCAAGATCTGGAAAAGCATTTTGAGAAATTCAGAAAGAATACCATTGGGAACGAACAATATTTTGAAACCCCGTATGGGCGGAAAAAGATGATTTATGCCGATTGGGTGGCCAGTGGCCGGTTATATGCTCCCATCGAAGAGAAGATGGCCAAAGTAATCGGTCCGTATGTGGGCAATACGCATACCGAAACCTCGGAAACCGGTACGTTGATGACCAAAGCGTATCATTATGCCCACAAAAAAATTAAAGAGCACGTTCATGCCGGACCGGATGATGTGATCATTACGGCGGGTTTTGGAATGACGGAAGTGGTGAATAAATTACAGCGCATTTTGGGTTTTAAAAATTGTGCGGTTTGGGATAATGGCGAATGTACACCGAAAGAAGAACGTCCGGTGGTGTTTATTACACACATGGAGCACCATTCCAATCAGACTTCGTGGTTGGAGACTATTGCGGAAGTGGTGCTGTTGCAGCCTGATGAAAATAATCTGGTCAATCCGGATGAGCTGCGCAGGCAACTGAAAAAATATGAAAACCGGAAGATGAAAATCGGTTCTTTCTCTGCTTGTTCAAATGTAACCGGTGTGGAACCGCCGTATCATACTTTGGCCGGCATTATGCATGAACATGGCGGGCTGGCTTTTGTTGATTTTGCCGGTTCGGCACCTTATGTGGATATTGATATGCATCCGGAAAATGAAAAAGAGTATCTGGATGCGATTTTCTTTTCGCCGCATAAATTCTTAGGCGGCCCTGGCGGACCGGGTGTGTTGATTTTTAATAAGAAAATGTATAATCGCCGGGTGCCGGATCAGCCGGGTGGCGGTACGGTAGAATGGACCAATCCGTGGGGTGAACACATGTATTTTGATGATATTGAATTGCGCGAAGACGGCGGAACTCCCGGATTCTTGCAAGCCATGCGGGCCGCTTTAGCCATTGAAGTGAAGGAGCAGATGGATACCCAGCTTATCCGGGAACGGGAACATCAACTGGTGGAAAAAGCGTTTGAAGGATTTAAAGATATTCCGGGGGTGCATGTTTTAGCGGATAACGTGCATGAACGACTGGGGATCTTTTCGTTTTATATGGATAAAGTGCATTACAATCTGGTGGTGCGTATTTTGAACGACCGTTTTGGCGTTCAGGTACGGGGCGGTTGTGCCTGTGCCGGCACTTATGGTCATATTTTACTGGGTATCGGACCGGAAGAATCACATCGTATTACGGAGATGATTAACCGGGGCGATCATTCAAAAAAACCGGGTTTTGTGCGCGTTTCGTTACATCCTACCATGACCGATGAAGAACTGGATATCATTATTGATGCGGTAAAACAAATAGCGGCACATCATGAAGAATGGTCGCGTGATTATCGTTACGACCCGGTATCCAATGAGTTTTACCATGTAAAAGATAAAAACCGGGATGCCCTGATTGCTTCGTGGTTTACGCTGGACTGATTTCGGATGTAGGGATGCTTGGAGGTAGGATGTGAAGATGTGGAGATGGAAGGATGTGAGGATGGAAGATTTTTGATGTGAAGATGTGGGATGTTTATGCTTTAGCGGGAAATGGGGACATTGGTCACTGGTCATTGGGAAGGATGAACGATAAGTGTAGAACGATGAGTGTTAGTGGTTGATTATCAGTTGTTTAGTGTCTGTATTTTGCGTTTGGGCGTTTGAGATTTTTTTGTGATTTCAAACTTTGGTCATTAGTTATTGACTATTAGTTGATTTCCTGTGATTTACCTGTGTTTTTTGCTGTCGTCCTGAACGAAGCGCAGCGGAGTGAAGGATCTCAAAAATAATCATGGTATTAAAAAGATGCTTCGCGTTGTTCTTCATAGGAGTCTGCCGAAGGCATCAGTTTGTGACTACGGACAGCAGGACAAACCGATTGATTTTTGTGATTTGGGATTTCGTTTGTGATTTGATTTTTTGCTTTTTGGGATTTCCTTTGAGTTTTGTTTCTTACCTTTTAAAATTTTACACGCATATTCTTCAACCAAAAAACTGCGGCAACCAATCCCGAAAGGATTGAACACCGGCCTCTGAATAAATTCAGAGTCAATGGTGGTAAGTCGTCCCTCCGGGACTCCTCCAATACAATTACATTTCATCGTATTTGACGCAGATGAGTCCGGGAAATTATTGTTCGAGCGGATGCTCAAACGATGAATAAGTAGTGATTATCAATGGTTTATTATTTGAAATTTGGGTATTTGGGATTTCGTTTGTGATTTGATTTTTTGCTTTTTGGGATTTCACTTTAGGCACTTTAAATTTTAGGCATTTTAAGTACTTGTAATACTTGGTTTGATGATAAGTGAAGAATGATCAACAGGGTAACGACCTGCAAGATGCACAACCTTGTCGTTTTCGGATTTAATATTTGACTTCTTTCTGGTATTTTTTGACATTGTTGTAGGCTGCACAGCCTGCATTGTTGGTGGATGCACATGAGGTGAACAGCATGGCAACAAATAAAAGGACGGAAATCAGAATCGCTATTTTTTTCATAACTTGCAACACAAATTTAGAAGTCGGTACAAAGAAAGACACATTTTATCAGAATAACAAGAATTTGCCGATTTTATTGTTTAAAAGAGAGAAACCATGGCAAAATCGTTACCGGATATTGAAGAGAGCTGGCAGGTAGCCCTCCGGGAGGAGTTTGAAGCAGAATATTTTGAAAATTTAAAACAATTTTTGCGGGAAGAAGTCAGGCAACACACGGTATATCCGCCGGGGAAACTGATTTTTTCGGCTTTTAACCTGACTCCGCTAACGGCGGTACGGGTGGTGATCCTTGGTCAGGACCCGTATCATGGAGCCGGACAGGCCCAGGGGTTGGCGTTTTCGGTGCCTGACGGAATACGGATCCCTCCTTCGTTACAAAACATTTATAAAGAGTTGCACGACGATTTGGGAATTCCTATTCCGGCTACCGGTAATCTGGAAAAATGGGCTCGGCAAGGGGTGATGTTGCTGAATGCCACCCTTACAGTGCGGGCCAGCCAGGCCGGATCGCATCAGGGAAAAGGATGGGAACGTTTTACCGATGAAGTGATACGGACCATTTCCGATTTGCGTGCCGGTATTGTGTTTTTGCTTTGGGGGCGTTTTGCCCAGGAAAAGGAAACCTTAATTGATACTTCCAAGCATTTTGTGCTGAAAGCGGCACATCCTTCGCCCTTTTCGGCACACAAAGGTTTTTTTGGATGTCGTCATTTCTCGAAAACCAATGCTATTTTACGGGCAAATGGTATGGGCGAAATTGACTGGAACCCGGTAGGGCCAATACAAATCCCCGGCTCCGGAGAAGAGAAAACAACCCGTTAATATTTTTCTGTTCCGTACGAATCAGATTTTATTCTTCAGGAAAGCGGTACACGATGGAATTAATATTGAGTCCGGCACCTACAGAGGCAAAAACAATTTGATCGCCTGCTGAAAGATGCTGCCCTTCCATTTCGTTTTTCAGGATGATATCCAGTAGTGTGGGTACTGTAGCTACCGAACTGTTCCCCAGCCAGGAGATGGACATGGGAACCAGCTCTTTGGGATACGATTTCATGCCGTAAAGCCGGAAAAGCCGGGTAATGATGGCTTCGTCCATTTTTTCGTTGGCCTGATGAATGAGAATTTTGTTGATGTCATGAATATCCAGGCCGGCTTTTTCGATACTTTCTTTTACGGTAGACGGCACATTGGTTAAGGCGTAGTTGTAAAGTTTCCGCCCATACATTTTCAGGTAAACTTCGTTGCCGGTATATTTTGGATCGTACGATTTGTCCATCCAGAGTTCAAAAGCATGTTCGAGCGTGTCGGAACGGGTAACGTGCGAAAGGATACCCACCGGCTGATCGCTTTCGATGGCTTCGATGATGGTAGCTCCGGCTCCGTCTGCATAAATCATGCTGTCGCGGTCGTGCGGGTCGCAGATACGCGAGAGCGTGTCGGCACCGATGATCAGTGCGCGGGAGGCATCTCCCGAACGGATAAAATAGTTGGCCTGAATCATGCCCTGTACCCAGCCCGGACAACCAAAAGGCAAATCAAAAGCAACTGTTCGCGGGTTGACAATACCCAGCTTGTGTTTTACCCGTGATGCCAATGCCGGTACCAGATCAGTGTGGCGGTTGTGTGCCGGAACATCTCCGAAATTGTGGGCAAAAATGATGTAATCAAGGCTCTCAGGATCGATTCCTGACGATTCGATGGCATCTTTGGCAGCAAAATAGCCGATGTCGGAAGCGACCAGGTCATCCGTAACATAACGGCGTTCTTTGATTCCCGTAATGTTGACAAATTTTTCGACGATCTCGCGGGTATCGGTTTCAAATTTCTCCCCTTTCTCGTCGTAAAATTTGTGATTTAAAAAATCTTCATTACGGACAACTTGTGTGGGAATGTATTTCCCGGTTCCCCGGATAACGGAATAACGTTTTTTCATGATTTTGACTCTTGTTTACCGGAAGGCAAATAAAAGAAAATTTTAAAACCAAGGCAAAAAAGCACGGAATGATTTTATGAACACCGGGGCCGGTTTTGGAATCGCAGTCTCTTCCGTTCCCTTTTCAGCATTGCATCAGAGACGTTAGCAAGTTTTTTTACAGAAGCCGAAAAAGCCGATTATAGACGTCGTTTTTTCACGGACTTTGAATAAAAAGCAGGCGGAATAAGAAAAAAACAGCGTACAATATACCATTCCGTGTTTTTTTTCGTTTTGTACTTCAATAAATTGTTATAATTTTGCCGCATGCTAAAAAAGGCTTGGATTTTTTTGTTAATTACTGGTTATATAGTAGTTAGCAGTGGATGTCACGATTATTCAAAGATTTTAAAGAGTCCGGATAATACGTTGAAGTATGAAACGGGGGTAGACCTGTATGAAAATGGTGATTTTAAAAAGGCGCTGGAGTTCTTTGATATGCTACGAACCTTTTATCAGGGAACGGAGAAAGGGGAGAAGTTGACGTACTATACGGCCAACTGTTATTTTCAGATGAAAGACTACCAGCTGGCCAGTTATTATTTTCACCAGTACCAACAGATGTATCCGAAAGGTAAGCATGCTGAAGAGTCGGCTTATTTGCAGGCGTACTGTACTTATCTGACTTCGCCCCGCCCTGAGCTGGACCAAACCAATACGTACAAAGCATTGCAGGAGCTGCAGGCTTTTATTAACCGGTATCCTAACAGTCCCAGGGTAGGAAAAGCAACGCAGTTGATGGATAATCTGCATAAAAAGCTGGAGATTAAAGAGTTTAAAACGGCTTATCTCTATTACCGGATGGAAAGTTACCAAGCCGCAATTACTTCGTTCAAGAACCTGCTGAATGATTATCCAAACAGCGACAGCAGAGAGTTATACATGTACTACATTGCCAAGGCTTATTATGAATATGCCAGCAAAAGTGTTGTGGAAAAACAAAAGGAACGTTATGAAAAAATGGTGGAAGCTTACAACAATCTGTTGTTTCTCTTCCCCAAAAGCAAATATTTACCGGAGTTGAAACCGTTAAGTGAAAAAGCAAAACTACATTTAAAATAAATAAACAATCATGGACTACAAAAAAGTGAAAACAGAAACCACAGCCGTTACGCGTCATAAAGAGAAATTTTATGAGCAAACCGGAAACATTTACGAAACAGTGGTGGTTTTGTCGAAACGTGCCAACCAGATTGCTCAGGAACTAAAACAGGAATTGGATAAGAAAATTTCCGAATTTGCTTCGGCCAACGACAATCTGGAAGAAGTTTTTGAAAACCGGGAACAGATCGAGATTGCCAAATATTACGAAAGACTTCCCAAGCCCACTTTGTTGGCTATTCATGAATTTTTGAACGGAGAAATTTATATCCGAAATCCACATAAAGAAAAAGCACTCGACTTTTAGTTTGAAAGCCGTGGAATAAAAGAAAACCGGCATGCTCAAAGGAAAAAAAATTATTGTAGGCATTACGGGAGGCATTGCCGCCTACAAAATTCCTTTGCTTATCCGGTTGTTGAAAAAAGAAGGCGCCGAAGTTCAGGTGATCATGACGCCTTTTGCCAAAGAGTTTGTTACACCACTTACTTTATCGGTAGTATCTGAAAAGCCGGTACTTTCTGACTATTATGTAAAAGACGACGGAAGCTGGCACAGTCATGTGGAGCTGGGGTTGTGGGCCGATGCTTTTTTGCTGGCTCCGCTTACCGCGAATACCATGGCTAAAATGGCTGCCGGTATTGCCGACAATTTTTTACTTACTGTGGTGCTTTCGGCACGCTGTCCGGTGTTTTTTGCTCCTACCATGGATTTGGACATGTTTCAGCATCCCACGGTACAGCAAAATATTCAACAATTGATCCGTTTGGGCTATCATTATATCGAACCTGCAGAGGGTGAACTGGCCAGCGGATTGAAAGGCAAGGGACGGATGAAAGAGCCGGAAGTCCTTTTAGAAGCGTTAACCCGGTTTTTTTCTGGTGAAAGAGCTTTTGCCGGGAAAAAAGTGATGGTTACCGCAGGTCCTACTCATGAACCGATTGATCCGGTTCGGTTTATTGGAAACAGTAGTTCCGGAAAAATGGGATGGGCTATTGCCCGGGCATTTGCCCGCCAGGGAGCTGATGTCCGGCTGATTATGGGACCGACGGATATTCAAACCGATTTTCCGGGAATTCAAACCCTTTCTGTTACTACGGCAGCAGAGATGGAAAAAGCCTGTAAACAGGTTTTCCCGGAAACAGATATTGCGGTAATGGCAGCAGCTGTAGCTGATTTTACACCGGCAGAAACTGCTTCGGAGAAAATAAAAAAAGCTAACGGTCCTGATGTTATACACCTGAAGCCAACGGCCGATATTCTGGCCGGACTGGGAAAAATGAAAAGAAAAGATCAGATTCTGGCCGGTTTTGCATTGGAAACCGAACAGGAACTGGAACATGCCAAAGAAAAACTGAAAAAGAAAAACCTGGATTTGATCGTTTTGAATTCTTTGAGAGACAAAGGAGCCGGGTTTGGAACCGATACCAACAAGATTACCGTGATTACCGCTGACGAAATGGTAAAAACATATCCCTTGAAAACAAAAGATGCTGTAGCTGAAGATATTCTTTCCGTGATAAAAAATTTGATGGAGAAATAAAATGAAGCATGCCGGTCTGTTGCTTGTTCTGTTGATACTGACTGTTTCCGGTGCCCTGGCACAGGAATTCAACTGTAAAGTACAAATTAATACCCAGCAGGTTCAAGGTTTTGACCGGAGTGTGGTCAGCGATCTGAAAACGGCCATGACGGAGTTTATCAATAACCGGAAATGGTCGGATTATCATTTTGCTCCGGAAGAGAAAATCGAATGTACCTTACTTTTTACGGTTACCCGGATTGCCAATAATGAAGATTTTACCGGAACGTTCAGTATTATTTTGCAACGTCCGGTTTTCAACAGCAATTACAACTCGCCGCTTTTGAATATGATTGATAAAAACATCCGGTTTAAATATCAACCATCACAGGCTATGAATTTTTCGGAAAATACTTTTTCGGATAATCTCACTTCGTTACTGGCTTTTTATGCCAATATGATGTTGGGGATTTATTTCGACTCTTTTGCCCTTGATGGCGGTACGGTGTTTTACAATCATGCCATGACAGTGGTTCAAACGGCCCAGAATTCAGGTTATACCGGATGGCAGTCGTTTGAAAGTGAAAAAAACCGGTATCATTTTGTTGAACAGTATCTGAACAAAGCTTATGAGCCGTTGCGTATTTTTTTGTACCGGTATCATCGTAAAGGGATGGATGTAATGTATAATGATGTGGCCGGAGGCCGGAAAGTCATCCTGTCCTCGCTTTCTTTGCTGAAAAAGGTATATGACAAACGTCCCGGACTTTATGCGATGCAGTTGCTGTTAGATGCCAAAAGAAATGAAATTATTCAGATCTTTTCCAAAGCAACGCCTGCCGAGAAAAACCAAATGGTTGCTTTGATGAGTCAGATTGATGCGCCTAACGGGATGCGCTATCGCGAAGTATTACAACAACGATAAAAAAGAGAAAGCCCAAAAAGCCATTCTTCCGGTTTCCGGTCGGGAGAGAAGGAATCCTGCAAAATCGTATCATTGATTATTAAAAGATTACTTTGTTCCCCTTGAATGACTGTTCAGCCTTTCTCTTTTGTCAATATAAGTTTTTTGTGCGATAAACCTTATGCGATACTAAATCAAAGCGCTTTTGGGATTGATATGAACCAAAAGCGCTTTGATTGGCAAACAGTATTAGAATTTTAAATTAATGCCGGCCATAAAGTTAAACTCAGCCTGCGGGAAATATCCGTTCATTTCTGATTCCACACCGTTGTAAACATAGCGGTAAACCCAGGCATTGGTTTCGTATTTTTCACTGAATATATTGTTTAGATGCACCACCATCGACAACGATTTGATTCCTTTTAAGTAAAGGGTATAATCCAGTTTTATATTGTTTACCCAGTAAGGATCAAGGCTCCGCTCTTTGGATGATGTATTGTCAATATATTGCCGGGATACATATTTTGAGATCCAGGCGATATGAAAGTTTTTAGCCGCCGTCCAGGTGAGGATGCTTCCGGCTACCAAATCGGGGGAAAAGGAAATGTCGGTAGTGCCGAGATATTTTTCGTATTGGAGAGGCTGATGTGCCGGATCATCCCAATAGTTCCAATTATCGATGTATTCGGTAAAGTCTTTGATTTTATTTTGGCTGAGGCTCATGTTGGCATTCCACACGAGTGTTTTAGACCATTTCCACACCGTGGATATCTCAATTCCTGCCCGATAACTTTTGGGTACGTTGGTCATAATGGCTGTTCCCACATTATTTATTTTTCCGGTCATTACCAGTTGGTCTTTGTAGTCCATGTAGTAAATATTGGTTTTTAAAGCAATGTTATTTCCCGAAAGTTCATATCCAAGTTCATAATCAATAAGCCGTTCAGCCCGGATGT
The sequence above is drawn from the Candidatus Sulfidibacterium hydrothermale genome and encodes:
- a CDS encoding lipoate--protein ligase, with protein sequence MIFICRPQTDPFFNLAAEEFLLKNKTDDILMLWQSHPSVIVGKHQNTLAEVNIDYARENHIAVIRRISGGGTVYHDQGNINISLMTTVSKNKNLIDFKSFTRPIRDFLHQFELKTAFEGKNNLTINGKKFSGNSAHVFKNNVLHHGTLLYQTDLEKLEKVTRPNSKNIADKSIKSIRAHVTNIADFLSHPPSTDRFREDLKQFLKRHYSIHTERPLSKAEEQAIEKLATEKYKNWQWTFGYSPRYRIRQQYQTVYGTFQVDLEVNDGLIRQITLLFENKRLEKIEQKLLGKRHSKETLLPLLKGNRFSETIIETLF
- a CDS encoding aminotransferase class V-fold PLP-dependent enzyme, with amino-acid sequence MQDLEKHFEKFRKNTIGNEQYFETPYGRKKMIYADWVASGRLYAPIEEKMAKVIGPYVGNTHTETSETGTLMTKAYHYAHKKIKEHVHAGPDDVIITAGFGMTEVVNKLQRILGFKNCAVWDNGECTPKEERPVVFITHMEHHSNQTSWLETIAEVVLLQPDENNLVNPDELRRQLKKYENRKMKIGSFSACSNVTGVEPPYHTLAGIMHEHGGLAFVDFAGSAPYVDIDMHPENEKEYLDAIFFSPHKFLGGPGGPGVLIFNKKMYNRRVPDQPGGGTVEWTNPWGEHMYFDDIELREDGGTPGFLQAMRAALAIEVKEQMDTQLIREREHQLVEKAFEGFKDIPGVHVLADNVHERLGIFSFYMDKVHYNLVVRILNDRFGVQVRGGCACAGTYGHILLGIGPEESHRITEMINRGDHSKKPGFVRVSLHPTMTDEELDIIIDAVKQIAAHHEEWSRDYRYDPVSNEFYHVKDKNRDALIASWFTLD
- the ung gene encoding uracil-DNA glycosylase, with amino-acid sequence MAKSLPDIEESWQVALREEFEAEYFENLKQFLREEVRQHTVYPPGKLIFSAFNLTPLTAVRVVILGQDPYHGAGQAQGLAFSVPDGIRIPPSLQNIYKELHDDLGIPIPATGNLEKWARQGVMLLNATLTVRASQAGSHQGKGWERFTDEVIRTISDLRAGIVFLLWGRFAQEKETLIDTSKHFVLKAAHPSPFSAHKGFFGCRHFSKTNAILRANGMGEIDWNPVGPIQIPGSGEEKTTR
- a CDS encoding 3-oxoacyl-ACP synthase III family protein gives rise to the protein MKKRYSVIRGTGKYIPTQVVRNEDFLNHKFYDEKGEKFETDTREIVEKFVNITGIKERRYVTDDLVASDIGYFAAKDAIESSGIDPESLDYIIFAHNFGDVPAHNRHTDLVPALASRVKHKLGIVNPRTVAFDLPFGCPGWVQGMIQANYFIRSGDASRALIIGADTLSRICDPHDRDSMIYADGAGATIIEAIESDQPVGILSHVTRSDTLEHAFELWMDKSYDPKYTGNEVYLKMYGRKLYNYALTNVPSTVKESIEKAGLDIHDINKILIHQANEKMDEAIITRLFRLYGMKSYPKELVPMSISWLGNSSVATVPTLLDIILKNEMEGQHLSAGDQIVFASVGAGLNINSIVYRFPEE
- a CDS encoding outer membrane protein assembly factor BamD encodes the protein MLKKAWIFLLITGYIVVSSGCHDYSKILKSPDNTLKYETGVDLYENGDFKKALEFFDMLRTFYQGTEKGEKLTYYTANCYFQMKDYQLASYYFHQYQQMYPKGKHAEESAYLQAYCTYLTSPRPELDQTNTYKALQELQAFINRYPNSPRVGKATQLMDNLHKKLEIKEFKTAYLYYRMESYQAAITSFKNLLNDYPNSDSRELYMYYIAKAYYEYASKSVVEKQKERYEKMVEAYNNLLFLFPKSKYLPELKPLSEKAKLHLK
- a CDS encoding DNA-directed RNA polymerase subunit omega; the encoded protein is MDYKKVKTETTAVTRHKEKFYEQTGNIYETVVVLSKRANQIAQELKQELDKKISEFASANDNLEEVFENREQIEIAKYYERLPKPTLLAIHEFLNGEIYIRNPHKEKALDF
- the coaBC gene encoding bifunctional phosphopantothenoylcysteine decarboxylase/phosphopantothenate--cysteine ligase CoaBC — its product is MLKGKKIIVGITGGIAAYKIPLLIRLLKKEGAEVQVIMTPFAKEFVTPLTLSVVSEKPVLSDYYVKDDGSWHSHVELGLWADAFLLAPLTANTMAKMAAGIADNFLLTVVLSARCPVFFAPTMDLDMFQHPTVQQNIQQLIRLGYHYIEPAEGELASGLKGKGRMKEPEVLLEALTRFFSGERAFAGKKVMVTAGPTHEPIDPVRFIGNSSSGKMGWAIARAFARQGADVRLIMGPTDIQTDFPGIQTLSVTTAAEMEKACKQVFPETDIAVMAAAVADFTPAETASEKIKKANGPDVIHLKPTADILAGLGKMKRKDQILAGFALETEQELEHAKEKLKKKNLDLIVLNSLRDKGAGFGTDTNKITVITADEMVKTYPLKTKDAVAEDILSVIKNLMEK
- the porD gene encoding type IX secretion system protein PorD; the encoded protein is MKHAGLLLVLLILTVSGALAQEFNCKVQINTQQVQGFDRSVVSDLKTAMTEFINNRKWSDYHFAPEEKIECTLLFTVTRIANNEDFTGTFSIILQRPVFNSNYNSPLLNMIDKNIRFKYQPSQAMNFSENTFSDNLTSLLAFYANMMLGIYFDSFALDGGTVFYNHAMTVVQTAQNSGYTGWQSFESEKNRYHFVEQYLNKAYEPLRIFLYRYHRKGMDVMYNDVAGGRKVILSSLSLLKKVYDKRPGLYAMQLLLDAKRNEIIQIFSKATPAEKNQMVALMSQIDAPNGMRYREVLQQR